One Flavobacteriales bacterium genomic region harbors:
- a CDS encoding NUDIX hydrolase: protein MYKVFINDRSVFLTDIDGLEVFTGDYLCYSCDAKEELKFLYEEIVSEETGDSAVIILNENVKELIKDFESLFVRIDAAGGVVHNDKKEMLFIHRLGKWDLPKGKLEVGENITECAVREVQEECGITDLKIIMEAGITRHTYVLEGVPILKYTYWYAMECSQEDELIPQQEEGITEVKWIPKDGIAEVIKDTYPSIKDLLS from the coding sequence ATGTATAAAGTTTTTATCAACGATCGATCAGTTTTTTTAACGGATATAGACGGCTTAGAAGTGTTTACCGGCGATTACCTGTGCTATAGTTGTGACGCTAAGGAGGAGTTGAAATTTCTCTATGAGGAAATAGTTTCTGAGGAGACGGGAGATAGTGCTGTGATTATCTTGAATGAGAATGTGAAAGAGCTAATTAAGGATTTCGAATCTTTATTCGTTCGGATCGACGCTGCTGGAGGAGTTGTGCACAATGATAAAAAAGAGATGCTATTTATTCACCGTTTAGGCAAATGGGATTTACCGAAAGGTAAATTAGAAGTGGGTGAAAATATTACAGAATGTGCTGTGAGAGAAGTGCAAGAAGAATGTGGTATTACAGATCTTAAGATTATAATGGAAGCCGGGATAACTCGTCATACATATGTTTTAGAGGGCGTGCCGATTTTAAAGTACACATATTGGTATGCAATGGAATGTAGCCAAGAGGATGAACTTATTCCTCAACAAGAAGAAGGTATTACTGAAGTAAAATGGATTCCTAAGGACGGTATTGCTGAAGTGATTAAGGATACTTATCCTTCTATTAAGGATTTACTGAGTTAG
- a CDS encoding orotate phosphoribosyltransferase: MSNAEQRAQKVAAYLLQIKAIKVNSENPFIWASGWKSPIYCDNRKVLSYPEIREYMTQCFVDEINESFEKPDVIAGVATGGIALGVLVADVLNLPFVYVRAKSKGHGLQNMVEGELKEGQKVLVVEDLISTGMSSLNAVDALREAKAEIIGMTAIFTYGFQIAKDNFTKSDVELKVLSNYKVLIEEAANLGYVSSGNTESLQEWREDPSNWSPS, from the coding sequence ATGTCGAATGCTGAACAAAGAGCCCAAAAAGTGGCTGCCTACCTATTGCAAATAAAAGCAATAAAAGTCAATAGTGAAAACCCATTTATTTGGGCTTCGGGATGGAAATCTCCAATTTATTGTGACAACAGAAAAGTCCTCTCCTATCCAGAGATCAGAGAGTATATGACACAATGCTTCGTCGACGAAATCAACGAATCTTTTGAAAAACCAGATGTAATTGCTGGTGTTGCAACTGGAGGAATTGCTTTAGGTGTACTAGTAGCTGATGTATTAAATCTTCCTTTTGTCTACGTAAGGGCAAAATCTAAAGGCCATGGATTACAAAATATGGTTGAAGGTGAACTAAAAGAAGGACAAAAAGTATTAGTAGTAGAAGATTTGATTTCTACAGGAATGAGTAGTCTAAACGCTGTAGACGCTTTGCGTGAAGCCAAAGCTGAAATTATTGGGATGACGGCAATCTTTACATATGGCTTTCAAATTGCCAAAGATAATTTTACCAAATCAGATGTAGAATTAAAAGTTTTATCAAATTACAAAGTACTTATCGAAGAAGCCGCTAATCTTGGGTATGTCTCGTCAGGGAATACTGAATCATTGCAAGAATGGCGAGAGGATCCATCAAACTGGTCGCCATCATAA
- a CDS encoding biotin--[acetyl-CoA-carboxylase] ligase: MSITIGSEILHLDTVYSTNSYLLELAEKESVNEGLVVVAQDQTKGRGQRHNIWVSEPLKNITLSILVYPNIDISDHFFLNKLISIGLVDFIKDLVDMDVSIKWPNDIYVGDGKIAGILIESKVSGKNVSSSVLGLGININQTEFDSSLRNPTSVFNITGRSINIDTCISSLCRSLETQYAKLKGKNKSEIEEQYESLLYRKNTFHEYVILGKVYIAKILGVDPIGKLILQSNTEEMFLCDLKEVEYQI; this comes from the coding sequence ATGAGTATTACAATCGGTAGTGAGATCCTTCATCTGGATACTGTTTACTCAACTAATAGTTACCTCTTGGAATTAGCGGAAAAAGAATCTGTTAACGAAGGCTTGGTCGTTGTCGCTCAAGATCAGACCAAGGGGAGAGGACAACGCCATAATATATGGGTTTCAGAACCTCTGAAAAATATAACACTTAGCATACTTGTTTACCCTAACATCGATATTTCTGACCATTTTTTCTTAAATAAACTTATTTCTATCGGTTTGGTTGATTTTATTAAAGACTTAGTTGACATGGATGTAAGCATTAAGTGGCCAAATGATATATATGTTGGTGACGGAAAGATAGCAGGGATATTAATTGAAAGTAAAGTATCGGGTAAAAATGTAAGCTCATCAGTATTGGGATTAGGAATAAATATTAATCAAACGGAATTCGATTCATCATTACGAAACCCTACATCTGTTTTTAATATTACAGGTAGATCAATAAATATTGATACTTGTATTTCTTCCCTTTGTAGGAGTTTAGAAACGCAATATGCTAAGCTGAAAGGAAAGAATAAGAGTGAAATAGAAGAACAGTATGAGTCTTTATTATATCGAAAAAATACTTTCCATGAATATGTAATTCTTGGGAAAGTATACATAGCTAAAATATTAGGAGTAGATCCAATAGGAAAGCTAATTCTTCAATCCAATACAGAGGAAATGTTTCTATGTGACTTAAAGGAAGTGGAGTACCAAATTTAA